The following are encoded in a window of Hippoglossus hippoglossus isolate fHipHip1 chromosome 23, fHipHip1.pri, whole genome shotgun sequence genomic DNA:
- the snrpf gene encoding small nuclear ribonucleoprotein F: MSLPLNPKPFLNGLTGKPVMVKLKWGMEYKGYLVSVDGYMNMQLANTEEYVDGALAGHLGEVLIRCNNVLYIRGVEEEEEDGEMRE; the protein is encoded by the exons ATG AGTTTGCCTCTGAACCCGAAGCCCTTCCTGAACGGCCTCACAGGCAAACCCGTGATGGTGAAGCTGAAGTGGGGGATGGAGTACAAGGGCTACCTGGTGTCTGTGGATGGATACATGAATATGCAG CTGGCAAACACGGAGGAGTACGTGGACGGAGCATTGGCAGGTCACCTCGGTGAAGTGCTCATCAG GTGCAATAATGTTCTGTACATCAGAggtgtagaagaagaagaggaggacggaGAAATGAGGGAGTGA
- the ntn4 gene encoding netrin-4: MLVLLVITVALFSGSGLSVEMFRAGVAPRCESRACNPRMGNLALGRRVLTQTVCGNNGTELYCSYADPNANLACSAGKCAKCNAGLPLLSHLAGGMSDSSFRHPNTWWQSAEGVESETVQLDLEAEFYFTHLIVVFRSPRPAAMTLERSQDFGRTWRMLQYYARNCSDAFGLEEGKAGAGRDRATCTSKYSGAYPCNRGEVIYRTLPKWESLDPFGLEGQQQLRVTNIRVRLLKRQPCPCQAKDVAAAHKAVPTQHFAIYDLIVKGSCFCNGHAEQCVPAPGYQPIRDRTNHVVHGKCVCRHNTAGDHCELCAPLYNDRPWQPADGLTGAPHECRKCKCNGHAQSCHFDWSAWRESGQRSGGVCDCVHNTEGRQCQKCTAGFYRDPQRPQAAPDSCKPCNCHPMGSLAFHLADGSPCDPSSGDCICKPGVGGAHCDRCMVGYWGFHDYGCRPCDCAGDCDPFTGDCMFGSDLELYNLEVNSSEPVRIFRTDELFSALHYSEKCECKEQALTNSKLFCTMNYAYVLKVKVLSAHDKGSHAEVEVKVQKVLSQNTKVKIQRGRVTLYPESWTARGCTCPILNPGVEYLVAGHSDRKQGRLLVNMKSFVKLWKASLGRKVLTLLNKDCNW, encoded by the exons ATGTTGGTTTTACTGGTGATCACTGTGGCCTTGTTctcaggttcag GTCTGTCGGTGGAGATGTTTCGTGCAGGTGTGGCCCCTCGGTGCGAGAGCCGGGCCTGCAACCCCCGCATGGGCAACCTGGCCCTAGGTCGCCGGGTCCTGACGCAGACCGTCTGCGGCAACAACGGCACCGAGCTCTACTGCTCCTACGCCGACCCCAACGCCAACCTGGCCTGCAGCGCCGGCAAATGTGCCAAGTGCAACGCCGGCCTGCCGCTCCTGTCCCACTTGGCCGGGGGCATGTCCGACTCCTCCTTCCGTCACCCAAACACCTGGTGGCAGTCGGCTGAGGGGGTGGAGTCTGAGACGGTGCAGCTGGACCTGGAGGCCGAGTTCTACTTCACGCATCTCATTGTCGTGTTTCGCTCGCCGAGGCCCGCCGCCATGACCCTGGAGCGGTCGCAGGACTTTGGGCGAACGTGGAGGATGCTGCAGTACTACGCCCGCAACTGCAGCGACGCCTTCGGGCTGGAGGAGGGAAAGGCGGGAGCGGGTCGGGACAGAGCGACCTGCACATCCAAATACTCGGGGGCTTATCCCTGCAACCgtggagag GTGATCTACCGAACTCTCCCGAAGTGGGAGTCCCTGGATCCGTTCGGACTGGAGggtcagcagcagctgagggtGACCAACATCCGCGTTCGGCTGCTGAAGCGCCAGCCGTGTCCCTGCCAGGCCAAAGACGTCGCCGCCGCGCACAAGGCTGTTCCGACCCAACACTTCGCCATCTACGACCTGATAGTGAAGGGAAGCTGCTTCTGCAACGGCCACGCTGAGCAGTGCGTTCCTGCACCGGGATACCAGCCCATCAGAGACCGCACCAACCACGTG gTCCatgggaagtgtgtgtgcagacacaaCACTGCAGGTGATCACTGCGAACTCTGCGCTCCGCTCTACAACGACCGACCCTGGCAGCCGGCTGACGGATTGACAGGGGCGCCGCACGAATGTCGGA AGTGCAAGTGCAACGGACACGCTCAGAGCTGCCACTTCGATTGGTCGGCGTGGCGCGAGTCCGGCCAGCGCAGCGGCGgcgtgtgtgactgtgtgcacaACACCGAGGGACGCCAGTGTCAGAAATGCACGGCCGGTTTCTACAGAGACCCCCAGCGACCGCAAGCCGCCCCCGACTCCTGCAAAC CATGCAACTGTCACCCCATGGGCTCCCTGGCCTTCCACCTGGCGGACGGCTCCCCCTGCGACCCCTCCAGCGGCGACTGCATCTGCAAACCCGGAGTGGGTGGCGCCCACTGCGACAGGTGCATGGTGGGATACTGGGGTTTCCATGACTACGGCTGCCGTCCGTGCGACTGTGCAGGAGACTGTGATCCTTTCACTGGAGACTGTATGTTCGG ctcgGATCTGGAACTATACAACTTAGAGGTAAACTCCAGTGAGCCGGTCAGGATCTTCAGGACCGACGAACTCTTCTCTGCGCTCCACTACTCAG AGAAGTGTGAGTGCAAAGAGCAAGCCCTGACCAACAGTAAACTCTTCTGCACCATGAACTACGCATACG TGCTGAAGGTGAAAGTGCTGTCGGCCCACGATAAGGGCTCCCACGCCGAGGTGGAGGTCAAAGTTCAGAAGGTGCTGAGTCAGAACACCAAGGTGAAGATACAGCGAGGTCGCGTCACCCTTTACCCCGAGTCCTGGACCGCACGGGGCTGCACTTGCCCCATCCTCAACCCAG GGGTGGAGTACTTAGTGGCGGGACACTCGGACCGGAAGCAGGGCCGCCTCCTGGTCAACATGAAGAGCTTCGTCAAGCTGTGGAAGGCCAGCCTGGGCCGCAAAGTCCTCACGCTGCTCAACAAAGACTGCAACTGGTAG